A genomic region of Sylvia atricapilla isolate bSylAtr1 chromosome 19, bSylAtr1.pri, whole genome shotgun sequence contains the following coding sequences:
- the LOC136369878 gene encoding pre-B-cell leukemia transcription factor 3-like, which produces MDDQSRMLQTLAGVNLAGHSVQGGMALPPPHGHEGADGDGRKQDIGDILHQIMTITDQSLDEAQAKKHALNCHRMKPALFSVLCEIKEENRYGPPAPPPQPS; this is translated from the exons ATGGACGATCAGTCCAGGATGCTGCAGACTCTGGCCGGCGTGAACCTGGCCGGGCACTCGGTGCAGGGGGGCATGGCCCTGCCGCCTCCCCACGGACACGAAGGGGCTGACGGCGACGGCAGGAAGCAGGACATCGGCGACATCCTCCATCAGATcatgaccatcactgaccaaAGCCTGGATGAGGCACAAGCAAA GAAACACGCCCTGAACTGCCACAGGATGAAACCCGCCCTGTTCAGCGTCCTCTGCGAGATCAAGGAGGAAAACAGGTACgggccgcccgcgccgccgccgcagccaTCTTAG